Proteins from a single region of Scylla paramamosain isolate STU-SP2022 chromosome 35, ASM3559412v1, whole genome shotgun sequence:
- the LOC135090633 gene encoding ras-related protein Rab-18-like, producing the protein MADQDILTTLKILIIGESGVGKSSLLLRFTDDTFDIEQSATIGVDFKVKTITVDGNTVKLAIWDTAGQERFRTLTPSYYRGAQGVILVYDVTKRNTFAKLDMWLNELETYSTRTDIVKMLVGNKIDKEKVEVSREDGLKFARRHAMLFIEASAKTRDGVQCAFEELVQKIVQTPGLWEMDHRPQGSFSVTNQRDDMDNYCSYCSVL; encoded by the exons ATGGCAGATCAAGACATCTTAACTACTCTGAAAATCCTCATAATTGGTGAGAGTGGCGTCGGAAAGTCGAG CCTCTTGTTGCGGTTCACTGATGACACTTTCGACATTGAGCAGAGTGCAACCATCGGGGTAGACTTCAAGGTTAAGACAATTACAGTGGATGGCAACACAGTAAAACTTGCCATATGG GACACAGCAGGACAGGAAAGATTTCGCACCCTGACGCCAAGTTACTACCGAGGGGCACAAGGCGTGATCCTTGTGTATGATGTGACCAAGAGGAACACCTTTGCCAAGCTGGACATGTGGCTCAATGAACTAGAGACTTACTCCACTCGCACAGATATTGTCAAGATGCTGGTGGGGAATAAGATTGATaag GAGAAAGTTGAGGTCAGCAGGGAAGATGGACTGAAGTTTGCCCGTCGTCATGCCATGCTGTTCATTGAAGCCTCAGCCAAGACCAGAGATGGAGTGCAGTGTGCCTTTGAGGAACTGGTACAGAAG ATCGTTCAGACGCCGGGGTTGTGGGAGATGGACCACCGGCCTCAGGGAAGTTTCAGTGTCACCAACCAGAGGGACGACATGGACAACTACTGCAGCTACTGTTCTGTGCTCTAA